The genomic region TCCTTGGATAGGTTCCACAGCGACAGATATTGCTCATCGCTTGATCAATCTCAGAGTCAGTGGGTTGAGGGTTGTCCTGAAGCAAGGCAGTGGCAGCCATTAGCTGTCCTGATTGACAGTATCCACATTGAGGGACTTGTTCTTCTAGCCAGGCTTGTTGTACCGGGTGTAATCGACTCTGTCCCAGCCCTTCAATGGTCCTGATTTCAGCATTCTCAGGAACTGCTTCAAAGGGGAGACTGCAGGAGCGTACAGGCTTGCCATCCAGATGAACTGTACAAGCACCACACTGAGCAATCCCACAACCAAACTTGGTGCCGGTCAAGCCGACCTCATCCCGAAGTACCCAGAGCAGGGGGGTGTCGGGCTCAAGATCTAGTTCGATTGCGGTTTGATTGATTCTAAGAGTCTTCTTCATGGATTTTTTACTGAGGAGATTTGGACTGGGGTGAAAGATAGCGCCAGAGAATTTCAGAGGAAATTGTAGCGACTTCATCTACTTCTTTTTCGGAGAGATTGTGCTGGATATTATGTTGAATCATTGCCTCCAGATGTCCGTGGATGATGGAAAGCAATAAATTGGTTGGAAAGCTCGCTAACTTGCCCTCCTGTTGACCCAACTTGATCCATTCGTAACCTTCTTTCCAGTCATCTTCGATGGTTTCATGAATACGCTGACTGACTTGGTTGCCCTGCCGTAGTTGCAGCATCAGTTGGAACTTCTTCGGATTTGCTGAACCCCATTTCAGCAGTCGAATGTGGATCTCTTTAAATGCAGCTTCATAAGATCCCTGGGATTTTGGTTCCTTTTGAACTTCAGCCAGTGCCTCACGCTTGATCATCAAGTACACCTCGTCAACCAAATCATTCTTGGTTGGAAAATATGTAAAGAGCGTTCCAGTGGCGACACCTGCCCCTTGAGCAATACTGGCTGTGGTTGTCTGCCAAAAGCCATCTCGGGCAAAGAGTTCCATAGCTGAATCCAACAGTGCCTGTTTCTTTGGTGGATGATTCATCGGACTGACTCCTAATAGCAGCTCCCAAGCGAATGGGGTCTAATCCTGATTAAGCGTAACAGCTTCTGATAAACCTATTGTACCTGTTCCCACCAATGAGAAAATTGATTTTTCACTGCGAGGTCGACCACTTGACCCAATTTTGGAGTCATTAGCTCCATTCCAAGTTCTTCAGCAGCTTGTTGGGAACGCTTAATCGGCTCATCCCATTCATGCAAGGAAAGCTCAAACATCGCCCAGTGGATCGGGATCATCTGTTTTGCTCTCAAATCAATGGCAGCCTGGACAGCTTCCTCAGGCAGATTGTGGACTTCCCGCCAACGCTCATTGTATTGACCACTATCGATAAAGGCCGCATCAAAAGGGCCGAGTTGATCACCAATTTTTTTATAATGTTCATCATACCCTGAGTCACCACTGAAATAGATTTTACTGTTGGGTGAATCTACTACCCACGATGCCCAAAGGGTTGTTTGACTGGTTCCCGTTCGTCCAGAGAAATGTTGGGCTGGTGTGCATACAAAGCGAATTCCTTCAAATTCATGTTCTGCCCACCAATCCAACTCAACGATATTCTTGGAGGCGACTCCCCAATATTCCAGGTGAGATTTGATTCCCAGGGGAACGAGAAATGTTGCCTCTTTATCTCGAAAGAACTGGATGGAACGCATATCTAGATGATCGTAGTGGTCATGTGAGATCACGATGTAGTCAATCGGAGGTAACTCGTCCAAACTTAGGACAGCTGGCTGAAAGCGTTGTACCAAGAAATTAACTGGGGCCGCTGAATTCGAAAAAACAGGATCAAACAGAATCAGTTTGTTTTGGACATTTACTAATAGTGTGGAATGTCCCAGCCAGATAAACCGTAGAGAACCTGTTGGTTCTAAAAAAGCTTGGAGATTGGGAGGATTGACTTCAGGAAGTGGCTTGTCAGGTGTTCTGCGAGATGAATCACTCGTGAAATACTCGAGGGTAAGTCGCCAATCGATCCGTTCGTTCATCTTATCAAGAACATCTGGGATTCGGTTCTCAAAAACCTTCTCCTCCCTGTTATAATGAGGTGAGTTGCCATAACTGGACAACATTTCACTCGATGGGGCTTGCCCGAGTTGCTCCCAGATCGAACAGGAACCTAATAAACTTGCAAAGGCAAAGGTCATCAAAATCAAAGATGGGAGATTGCTCATAGTATGTCAAAAAAAATTAACTAAAAACTGACTAATCAGTCATAATTCATCATAAACTGACTAATCAGTCAATAGATTTTCTAACTGTAATCAGCTTTCTCAAATTCAATTACTATAACTCAGGTAGGCTGATTTTCAGGATTTTCTATGGAAGGTACTGAATTGGGCATAGCGACGCTCAGACAAGCGAACAGAGCACAGACTGCCAAGGCTCCGGACAGTAGGAATGCATTACTGAAAGCATAACCAGCAACCCAACCGGCTAGCAGGGCACCCAAGGCCCCGATTCCATCCATCAAAGAGAAGGAGAATCCAAGGGCAGCACCTTCTCGTGAGCCAGCGAATTCAACAGCCGCAGCTAGAATCGCAGCCCGGACACCTTGCAGCAGCGCCACTGCCAGTAAGAGCATCGCAAGTACAGCAAACAAATAAGAGGTTGCGTCTAATGTATAAGCAGCAAATGCAGCCAGAGCAGCGCCACCATTGAAACTTAAAATTACTTTTCGACGTCCTACCATATCTGAGAGTTTACCGACATAAGGCTGAGCCAACGCGCCCACAAGAACCATCACCGCATAGATCAGTCCAGTTTCAGATGAAGACAAGCCTTTATCCTGCTGCAGGTATAGTGGAATCATACTGATCAAGGCCACCATCGCCATATGATAGGTACTCATCATTAGTACGATGCGGCGGCCTTTAGAACCAGACCAGGTTTTGACAATCGCTCGGAATTCCTGACGATTCCATCTCATACGACTGGTTTGAAGGGGAATGTGTTTCATTTGAATGATGAACCAGATTCCCATCAGTGCAGCAGGCAGTGTGATCAGTTGTAAGGTGTTCCTCCAGTCAATCATGGTCAGTAGGAAGCCAACAATCAGCGGGCCAACTACTGCTGAGAGTGTCCCCCCAATCGCATGGATTCCCAGTGCTTGGGCCCTGCGTGAAGGAGTTTGCTGTACAAGAATGGAAGTAGCTAGGGGATGCCAAGCAGCATCACCACTTCCACCAAAAGCGAGCAGTAACGCCAAGAGCCAAAAGCCAGGAGCCAAAGAAGCTAACCAGTAGCCGATCACCACCCACCAAAAGGTGATCATCAGCAAACGTCCACGATTCAACACTGCATCTGCTACCAATCCGGCTGGCAAGAAGCCAATGGCAGAGCCCCAACCTTGTAGAGCCAACAGCAAGCCAACCTCTGCTGTGGATAGATCCATCTCCAAGGCAATCGCTGGGGCCAAAACAACCAGTGATACAGGTGCAATATCATTTGCAAAATGACCGATTGAGAAGGGCAGTAGCCAACTACGTGGCGCTGAGTTACTCATAAAATTCTGGGTTGTCTCAAAAGGTTCTTCGAGAGGCTACTGTCATCTGTCCGGACTAATCCGTC from SAR324 cluster bacterium harbors:
- a CDS encoding (2Fe-2S)-binding protein — encoded protein: MKKTLRINQTAIELDLEPDTPLLWVLRDEVGLTGTKFGCGIAQCGACTVHLDGKPVRSCSLPFEAVPENAEIRTIEGLGQSRLHPVQQAWLEEQVPQCGYCQSGQLMAATALLQDNPQPTDSEIDQAMSNICRCGTYPRIRKAIRRAAELQTQEA
- a CDS encoding TetR/AcrR family transcriptional regulator → MNHPPKKQALLDSAMELFARDGFWQTTTASIAQGAGVATGTLFTYFPTKNDLVDEVYLMIKREALAEVQKEPKSQGSYEAAFKEIHIRLLKWGSANPKKFQLMLQLRQGNQVSQRIHETIEDDWKEGYEWIKLGQQEGKLASFPTNLLLSIIHGHLEAMIQHNIQHNLSEKEVDEVATISSEILWRYLSPQSKSPQ
- a CDS encoding MBL fold metallo-hydrolase produces the protein MSNLPSLILMTFAFASLLGSCSIWEQLGQAPSSEMLSSYGNSPHYNREEKVFENRIPDVLDKMNERIDWRLTLEYFTSDSSRRTPDKPLPEVNPPNLQAFLEPTGSLRFIWLGHSTLLVNVQNKLILFDPVFSNSAAPVNFLVQRFQPAVLSLDELPPIDYIVISHDHYDHLDMRSIQFFRDKEATFLVPLGIKSHLEYWGVASKNIVELDWWAEHEFEGIRFVCTPAQHFSGRTGTSQTTLWASWVVDSPNSKIYFSGDSGYDEHYKKIGDQLGPFDAAFIDSGQYNERWREVHNLPEEAVQAAIDLRAKQMIPIHWAMFELSLHEWDEPIKRSQQAAEELGMELMTPKLGQVVDLAVKNQFSHWWEQVQ
- a CDS encoding MFS transporter; translated protein: MSNSAPRSWLLPFSIGHFANDIAPVSLVVLAPAIALEMDLSTAEVGLLLALQGWGSAIGFLPAGLVADAVLNRGRLLMITFWWVVIGYWLASLAPGFWLLALLLAFGGSGDAAWHPLATSILVQQTPSRRAQALGIHAIGGTLSAVVGPLIVGFLLTMIDWRNTLQLITLPAALMGIWFIIQMKHIPLQTSRMRWNRQEFRAIVKTWSGSKGRRIVLMMSTYHMAMVALISMIPLYLQQDKGLSSSETGLIYAVMVLVGALAQPYVGKLSDMVGRRKVILSFNGGAALAAFAAYTLDATSYLFAVLAMLLLAVALLQGVRAAILAAAVEFAGSREGAALGFSFSLMDGIGALGALLAGWVAGYAFSNAFLLSGALAVCALFACLSVAMPNSVPSIENPENQPT